The window CGCCGTCCCCTGCGTCTCCACGCCTTCTACCTGCCCTGCGCCGGTCCTCGAGCTCAGCTCGCCACGCAAAGCTCCTCCCCGTTGACAACGCCAGCATCCACGAAGAGCGATGAGCACCCGTGACCCGGCTTCGTCCGGCGCCCCGCACGGCCTGTTCGGGTCGAGCGGCGTCGGCGGGTTCGGCTACGGGCTCGCCGTCTCCGTCGGCATCCTCCTCGTCGTCTCCACCATCGCCTTCGCCGTCTACCTCTGCTGCGCCCGCGCCTCGTCCATGCCGGTGGCCGACGCCCGCGGGATtccggcgccggcgccgccccgccgcggcAACGGCGACGTGGAGCTCGGCGGCATCGACGCGGCGACGCTGGAGGCGTACCCGGCGGTGGTCTACAGGGAGGCGAGGAAGCCGGCGTCAGAGGAGCAGCAGGCGGCGTGCTGCGCCGTGTGCCTGGAGAGGTACGCGGACAGCGACGTGGTCCGGGTGCTGCCGGACTGCGGCCACCTGTTCCACCGCGGGTGCGTCGACCCGTGGCTCCGGCAGCGGCCCACGTGCCCGGTGTGCCGGACGTCGCCTCTGCCCAGCCCCGTGCCGACGCCGCTCGCCGAGGTGACGCCGCTGGCGCTGGCGAGGTAAGGCCGGCGTGAGGCGATCGAGCGCCTGGTGTCTGTCCGCGCACGTGGCGTTCTTCAGATTTTCTTGGCTTGCTCTCTGTTTTCTTCCCATCTACATTAATTTATTTTTATACGGCTAGCTAGATGCCATATGTAATTAATTAGAAGGTGACACAGTAAGTTTTATAGCTTAGATGTTAGTGAAGGCTGTTTTTGCTGATGTAAATTCGTGTATGAGGTTAGTTTAGTCAGCAAATCGGTGATACTGTCGAAGAAGAAGACAGATTTGATCAGCCATATTTTTAAGATTCAGTAAATTACGGACTAAAGGGACATTGGAAGACATAGACACAGTAAACAATCAATTGTCTGCGAAATGGCAAATATCAAGTTTGATTTTTTGATTTACTATTTCCTTAGATCTTGCAACTGGCACTCCTATGTCATCCAGATCGCCGTCTCAACCCCGTATCTCTATTATTCGTGAATCTCAAAAGATGATGTGTCCACTCAGTACCTTGTAGGTGCTCTTAGAGGTAAGGTGCGCGTGCGTGCGTTCGTTTGAGTGAATATGTATGTGTATGTATGAGTGTATACATATGTGCTAAAAAGTAAAGTCGTATCCCTGTCGGGTTCGTCATTACTCCTATGACGGAATACATAAAAGCAGTTGAAGCAAATATCCATGTACCGAATATATCACACAAGCTAGCATTAGGATTGCTATTGTCCATACTCGGAGAATGGCTCTCGTCCTGCTTTATTTATAGATAAAGCAATGACCAACATATAACCTGACTTATACAACTCGACACCACACCACAAACACTCAAGACAAGGTACAAGCTTAAGGGTGTTCAAGAACAGCTACACAACCCCATACAACGTCAAGCAAACGACAAGTAGAAAGAAATGGCACCACTTGAAGTCATCGGAACCCTCAACCGTCAACAAATCACCGCCAAGGGAGGAAGGTGCACACGGCACACCATATACTCCATGGCGACGCCTTCAAGAAGCGCACGACAGCGCCACATCGCCCGATCCAGGGATCAGGGTTTGCCCCGGAACAACACGGAGGACAAAGGAGACCGCGTTGACGCCTTCAAGAAGAAAACGACGCACGTAGGTGCCGCCGACGAGCTCGAAGGTTGGCCTGCCTCGGTGCGGACCTGATACCGGACGTCCGTGGCGTGTACATCCACAACAATTTTAGCCACCAATCGGCacgacctgccgccgccgcagATGGTAGCAAGTCCGCCCGTTCCGTTCTAGCGAGTCTCAACCAAAGAAAACCGGCGCAACCCAACTTGCCGCCACGTGCGACGCCGGCAGGGCCCGCCACCACAGCCTCACATCGCGACACGCGGCATGTGTCGCCTGGCGCCAACGACAATAATTTTCACATGTGGCTCTTTCTGTAAATAAATTCGCGCATGTGGTCCAAGACACACACAAAATCCAACTCAACAACCCATGACTCCATGAGTGCAAAGCTACAACTATCTTTTTTTCTTCGAATGTTTTTTTTTTCTTGAGATCCGAATGGAAATTTGGGTTTTATTTCGGCAGTAGACGGGCCAGAACGAGAGAGGGAGAAAGAAAGAGGTCGGGACGCCGCCGAAGCCGAAGCCCACTACCATAGAACGAGGAGGCCCAGCCCACCACACGACACACAGTCGCTTCCCTTGCGCCTGctttctcctcctcctgctcctactcctcgcgccgccgccgctgctccgaTCCCTCCGTCCGGCAGCCAGGtacctcctcctctcctcccctccgcTCCGCTCttgtctcccccccccccccccccccccccccccccgcgccacCGACGGCCGCACGCAAGCGCAAGCGCGCGCGCTACCAGATGCGCATTCTGCCCTCTACCACGCCCTCAAGATACCAGGCGCGTATGCTTGATTTTGAGGGGGTCTGCCCTGGATCCACGTTGTTGAGGGGTGTGATGGATCCGGAAAGCCGACGGCGTCCTGGGCTTCTTGTCCTGTCTGTTACAAGTCTCCAGCAAAACAAAGCAGAAGAAATTAAGCGAATTGCCAGCTTGTCTGTGACCTGTGAGCTCAGATTTTGCTATACAACTCATTTTATTTGCTGTCATGAATGAACCAACTCCTCCTTTAGAACCTTATATTATTTCTACTCCGAGCTCCCTGTGTGATGTGTGAACTCGGTTATGTCAATGTTGTTCAACTCATTTTATTCTTGTCAATCTTATGTGTGTGCTTTGGAACGTAGCAATGAAGTAGTCTAGGTATCTTTTTGTTTGAGAACATACATGGCAAGGAACCAACTTGGGGGGTGATCAACAAATCTCCTGGTCATGTCTTTGGTGTCGACCTGTTCGTAGCTGTAGCGTTGCTGAGttttttttcctcttctttttctCTTGTGAAAACCTGGTGGAACAATTAACCCCTGACCTAACCCTTTGTGCTTGACCTAATGCTGCCCAGCTCGAATTCCACAAGTAAATGGTTTTCTTTTCTTCTAGTCTTACTTTACTAGATATCCAGTTTCTCTACTTCTGCTTAGCTCTTAATTGTAGGGAGTTAAATGTTTTCTCTAGTGTAATTTGGGCAATTATATTGTAGTGTTCCTCGTCCTGCCAATCTGTATGTTGCTGAATAAGAAAACTAGAAGTTTGTAACTTCTCTTATGAATTTTGCCGCCAATCTTATTGGTTTGGGCCATAATCGAATTTAGTACTAGCTTGTGTCTAGTTTGGATTCAAACCTAAGCTGCTTGATCTTTTGCTCTGGATCAGATGGAGTAACATGATCATGATGTCTCTTTTTCATCAGCAAAGGCTAGGTGTTCGTCACCTGTGGTCTTAAGATCGATAGAAATGTATGTCGCTCTGTTTTGTTGATTCTTTGTGGTTAGTTGGTTCGTCCTTTAGGGCTTGATGACTTGATCTATGGAAGCTTATCTACGTGCTGCTAATACTTCCCTTAGGGCTTTATTCAGTTATATGTCACGATGCAAATAAGCTATGCTATGAGAAAAGAAACTGCATCACGTGTCTCTGAAATGCTTCCACCATTAGCTAGCGATGCATTTAGGTTTCCGTTTCGAAGTTGAGAAAATCAAGCTGGGCCTCGCTTGCTGCATTTTGCGTTGAAAAGCTCACCCAACACATGGCCCAAGCGAAGCTCTGAAACAGTGTGTTCTCATTTCCATGCGGTTTAGCTTGATTTTTTCTTTCTCCGGACCCGCCTAGCACCCTGAAATTGCTCACAAGAATTTGTGCAGACCTTGAGAGGCAGCTGATTGTTCGGGTTCGATACTCGAATTCTTGTTAGAGTTTTTTTGTATAGCTGAAAATCATCTCAGTAGGTTCTAAACAATATTTGTTTCAGCCGGAAAGGCTACTTGCTAGTAAATTTGTATTTTATATCTGAATTGCTGCAAATGGGTGTGAAATTGTATTGACGCCAGGGGTAATCAGGCTGGAGAAAGATACAAACACTGCATGCTTTAATCTCTATATTTCCAAACTGTCCCTGTAATGCCCAGGTCGAAATTGCACATAGACTGTATTGTGAAGTGGTGCCTTTGTAACATAGTactaaagaaatataagagcgtttagatcactaagtagtgatctaaacgctcttatatttcacATCTGTGTCCTCCGTTTAATTTGATACCATCATGTATTGGGGATGTTTTGATGTCTACCTGTTCATAGCTGTAtttttttcccttttctttttcttactTATGAAAACCTGCTGGAGTCATTAACCCCTCACCAAACCTTCTGTGCTTGAAAAATTGATGCTGCCCAGGCCAAATTCCGCATGTAAAtgagtttcttttcttttattcttACTTCACTTGATATCCAATTTCTGTACTTCTGCTTAGTTCTTAATTGTACCCGGGCTTTTCTGTTGAGACTGAATTATGATAAGTTCTCTGGACTCAGATTGAAGGGAGCTAAATGTTTTTTCTACTCAATTGGGCAATTATATTGTAGTGTTTCTCTTCCTGCTAATCCGAGTTTTGCTGAATAAGAAAAATAATAGTTTGGAACTTGTCTTGTGAATTTTGCTGCCAGTCTGAGTGGTTTGGGCCATAATCGAATTTAGTACTAGCTTGTGCCTGGTTTGGATTTAAACGTAAGCTGCTTGATCTTTTGCTCTGGATCAGATGGAATAACGTGATCACAATGTTTCCTTTTGATCACTATAAAGCTAGGTGTTTGTCACCTGTGGTCTTAAGATCGATATAAATGTATGTCGCCACTTTCTGTTGATTCTTTGTGGTTAGTTCGTTCATCCTTTTAGGGCTTATCTACTTGCTGCTAATACATGCTGTTTTATCTCTAGTCCTTGAAGCTTACCATCTCTTTGGCTATTCTTATCTGCAGATGCAGAAGTTCAAGACCTTGGCCAAGGCCTTGACCGGCAAGACCGTCACCGCCGGGAGGAACTCTTCTGGGCGAATCACTTCTTTTCACCGAGGGGGTGGATCCAAGCGATCGCTTAGGGACATTGACCTCAAAAGGAACACTTGCTCGGTTGGCATTGTGGAAAGGATTGAGTATGACCCTAACCGTTCTTCTCGGATCGCTCTTCTCCGATGGATCGAAGGGGTACCACAGAAGGATCCAGCATACAAGGCCAAGCGTGCACCTGTCAATTACATAATAGCCAGCCATCAAATGGAACCGGGCAGCATGGTGGTGAACAGCGACTCCTCCAAACCCTCCACGACCGGCTCCTTGATGCGGCCTGCCCACAATGCCAATTCCATCCTTCGGTTCCAAGAGCTGTTCCGCAAAGCCAGCCAAGAAGGCGAAGAGGGcactgatgatcaagcaaaggaTGCGGCGGTTCCTGCAGCAGCACCGCTCATGCCAGCCGATCTACTGGACCTCAATTCCAAGGTGGGAAACTGCATGCCGTTGTCCGACATCCGCATGGGAACATGGGTGCACAGCATCGAACTGCGTCATGGCCAGGGGGCGAAGCTCGTCCGGGCCGCTGGAGCCTACGCCAAGGTGGTCAAGGAGTCGGCCACGCAGTGCCTTGTGCGGCTGCCGTCGGGCGTCGAGAAGCTGATCGACTCCCGGTGCCGAGCCACCATCGGCATCGTCTCCAACCCCACCCATGGTGCACGGAAGCTGAGGAAGGCGGGGCACAGCCGGTGGCTGGGCAGGCGCCCGGTTGTCCGTGGTGTCGCGATGAACCCGGTGGATCATCCCCATGGAGGAGGCGAGGGGCGCACCAAGGGCGGCAGGCCGTCGGTGTCGCCCTGGGGGAAGCCCACCAAGGCTGGGTATCGGACCGTGCCGAAGAAGCCAAAGGCTCAGCTGTCCCGGGACTGACGGTCTTCATGGAAGCAGCTTGTTGCTCCGAGGGAAAGGTACCGCATCTTTATGTGGCTATGGATGACAAAGCTGAGGATTATCATGCTTGTTTTTTTGTTTTGCAAAAACGGTTTCCGCCGCAGCACTTTGACTTTATTATTATGTATTAATAATAACAGGTGATGTTTGGACCTGCCTGCGCCCAGTTTGCATTCCTTCCTGGCATTTTGACATTAACTTGTTTAGGCATGTTCCTTGTGATTGATAATTTGCTCTGTCTGGTTAATCTAACTGGGAGGGAACAAAATGATGATGTGCATATATTTAGTTCCAGTTTCTGTAGCTGCTGTTCGGCCATCACAAGCATGCATGGGATGAGCTGCATACATATACAGTAGTTTATTCAGTTCATCCGAATTAGCTGATTCAGATCAGTGTAATTTCTGTTGGTGTAAAACCATTACATATGTTGAAAGTTAGCATGATTGATTGATTTGCCATTCATACTCGATACTAGAATGCCTCTGGACCGAATGAACCCTGGTGGTATTCAGTCAGTCAGTACATTACCTTGCAGCAGTGCGTGTCAAGTCCAGTTTTGCAGAATTATGGCAGAGTTTAACTTGGCTGTTTGCTTTTTTTGCCTGGAGGGCGCAAAATTTTCATGATTTGTATAGCTGCTGCTGATATTTGCTTTCTAGTGTCTGTAGCTGCTGCTCCGTCTTCAGAAACACGCATGCGTTGAGCTGCATATTTTTATTCAGTGCATCTATCTGAAGCTGATTCAGATCTTGTGTGCCTTTGCTAGTGTAAAACTGTAAATCCATCATGTTGAAAGTTATCATGATTAACTTGCCACTCATATGTCCTACCCCCTCCGTCCTTTGACACGCTCTTTGGTTGTTGCTTTTCCCTGGTTTATGATTTTCTTGGTTTTTTACTTTTCATAATATTTTCTGGCCATGCATCTGTAGCCTGGTGAAACACTAGTTAAAAGGAAGCACATGTGTGCTCTGAGAGTATGCACTAGTTGGCAATGCATGGTGAAAGCAGTCTGCAATTTGGATGCATGGTTCAAAAGATATTTCATTTTAAAACACCAGATAAAACTCTCATCTCCTGTTGTAGAAAAAAAAAACCCGCATCAAAGCTCTCTAGTGATGACGAATGGAGCATATGCCACTTGTTATCACCAGAAGCGTTGGAATGGCATCCCATAATATTTTTGGAGAGAGAGAAGGGCACACCGAAACTATTGATTTCATGGAAAATTTTCGAAAGCACTCTTCTACTCCTGAACTCAAATGCACTCGCCGATGAACATTAAAATataaaaaatctgaaattttatGGCAGCAAACATTGTTGAATTACAAATATTTTCGCGATGAAGGATCCTTCCTAACGATTTGAAAAAAAGGGCAAAACATCAATGCGCCAAAATGCTTTTTAAAAAGCAGTCTTTTTTGGAGGATTGATTTTGTTCTATTCCCAGAGCATTACAAATATTTGTTTTATTCGCAGAAATCCGCGTCTGTGTGCAACGTTCAATATTTGTTGCGAAAAATGTTCAgtttaaaaaaaaaagaaattgcCATTCTTTTTTATTTACTGTTCACAGGGATGCATTTGAGCCCCGGATCAGAAACTTCATGGCCAATATCGTTTTCTTGGAGCTATTTCGTTTTATTTTAGGCAGTGGGCCGAaacgagaggaagaagaagttgGGGGTGCCACCGGAGCCCACTACGACGGCCGAGGCCCAGCCCAGCCCAGCCCAGCCCAGAGCACCTACCAAGACCGACCGGTTTTCCCCTTCCCTGCTCCTCCATTCCTCCCCTTCTCCTcctgccctgccctgccctgccgccgtcgtcgtcgccgtcagCCGTCGCCGTCGCATCTCCCCCAGCCGCAGCCCTCACGCTCCGATTCGTCCGTCCGACGGTCAGGTACGCCCTCTCCACTCCGCCCCGATTCACCCCTTCTTGCATCAGGAGCGAGGGAGCTCAAGGCAGAACCAGGGGCAAGCGCTTGCCCGTGGAGAGGATCCTTCCGCACCCCGAGCCTCGATCCCGTATGGAGTAGGAATCCCTCTGCCCGTCTGCCATGGAAGAATTCCACCTAGTACTATTATGACTATATATGCACACACCAAATCTTGTAACCTCTGGATAGTACTAGCACAACTTAATTTCAGTACGCCGGCTGTATCAGAATCCCAGTAAGCACTGCCAAGATAAATAAATTGCGTTGCGTGTCTTTCAAACACCCGTGCAGAGCGTTGTATATAGGTTTTTTCCTTTTCAAGTTACATGTGTTGCATCGGAAGGGAGCTCCCTTTTCTGCACTCAGCTCAGGCAAAGAAAACAATGGAATTAAGCAGGGTGTAAACTGTTGCATTTTTTCTTAAAATAAATTACCCAACATGTCTCACACATATCCGTAGAGAATAGTTTTGCAACAGCAGTCTTCTTGTTTCCAACGGTTTTAGCTTGAATGGATCTCCCTCTGTCTCTGTTTCTGGGATCAGTGCATCATTGTCTCCGACAAGTTCCAGCACCAGGTAGACAGGCCTTGTGAGACATAGATGATTGCTCAGGCCCAATGTTCTAGTGCTTCCTAGAGTGCTTTGTATGGCCGAACGAAGCCTCAGTAGGTCGTGCTGTGATGTACAGACAATATTTCCTTCAGATAGGGAGGCTACTCGCCATTGACCCCTATGTTTCTTGTTGGTGTGACAGTAATTGTCAGTTGTCGCAAAGCTGCTGAATGCCAGACTGCATAAGAACGAGAGGGGAGTCAGATTGTAGTATAACACAAATCTCTACATCTTCAAACTGCCCCCGCAATGCCCAGTTTGAAAGTGTAAAGACTGTATTTTCAAGTGGTGCCTAATTGTAACATATTTTCACATCTGTGCCCTGCCTTGAATTTGATATTAGTATAGAACCAGTCACTCGTCTCTTGAGTTTGCCAGAGGACCATTTTTCATGTCCCCGCACCTTGGATTGGTAACTAGATGTAACACTTTCCACATTTCTGTCCTGCAGCAGCAGCACAACCGTAGTCGTCGTCGATGGCAGGGTTCGGCAGCCTGGCGCCCAAGACGAAGAACGTGGTGGTGGCGGGCGGGCTGACGGGGTTCGTCTTCGGGGTGTACTACTACACCATGTGGGCGGTGGGCAGCACCGACGAGCTGCAGGTCACCATCGACAAGTTTGAGGACctgaagaagaaggaggaggccgCCTCCGCAAGCTCCTCCACCCCAGGATCATCATAAACAAGCACGCCCTTAACTTTGAAACTAGCTACTGCCTGCCTCTCCCAGGACCATGGGTTTGGTTTGTATTTGATAATAATGGGTGCTGTTAGTTAGATGGAGCATTTTCATTCATGGCATGGATGGAGCTTGGAGTTGATGATGCTTTTTGTTTGTGTGAATCGTAGCTGCGGTGTCTGGAAATTATGATATGATACTGCCTCCGCTTCAAAATATAAGGCGTATTGTTTTTGCCCCTCAGAAATCAGGCTTTTCTATGTTTGATTGACCTTAGTTTTGcagcggagggagtagtagtaccTGTTGGAGGCAGGGTCCTCTGGTCAGTCGTTGAAATATGTTGCCCGTCCCTCTCTCTCCCCATCAGTTCGGTCTTTTGATCGGATGATGGTTGAATTTGGTTAATTCAATCGAAAGCCGATTTGCCAAATGGCCATCCACCTGAATAGTTGTAAAATTTTTTTTTTAAGTTTAGGGCACACGAATAGTTGTCGAAACAAAAAAGTTAAGGGCTTATGGAATTTACCGCTTTGCCCGTCGGATCGCGCGCGTCCGTCCATCTAAAACCCAACGGCCAGGGAAAATCCCGAGGGAAAAAGAGTCTCGTGTGATTGAATGAATGAACGAAAGAAACTAAATCCAACGAGATTCTGCTTCCGTTTATTCGTTCGTTGGTTTTAACCGCCGCCAGACGACACAGACACGTACGTAGGGCGAGAGAATAATAAACCAGCAGGGAGCGGAGTCGCCCACCGCCGGCCGTACGTGCACACCCGATCTCGCCGTCGCCGTCGAGGGCCGCCTGCTAGCTCCGGTGCTCGCTCGCTTCAGCTTCCGTTGCCCGGCTTGGCTTGGGCGCCATGGCGCTCGCCAACATCGCCGTCGTGCTCGGCTCCGGTGAGTTCCCGTGCTCATCACCCCTCAGCTTCGGTCCACATCTATCTACCATGCATCGATCTATGGTGCTCTCGgctctcgccgccgccggcgactgCGGCGTCCTTTTGAATCTATCTGATGTGCTGCTCATGCTGGGGTTTAGCTTACATCTAGCTTCCTGCTTAGGGTTTAGCTTGCCTACTCGCTGGGTGGATACATACATACGGATTAACGGATCACTTTCGTTCCTAGTTTGCTTTGATGGCTTCAAGCAAAGCTTTGCAGCCTTTTTccccactttgattgagaattgCAGCCTCTGTTCTTGAACAATCTGCCATTAGCCTTTAGGGGAACGCCGCGGGTTCTTGTGCAAAGCATGCTAACGGATTGCAAAAACTTTGTTTCTTCTCGGTCTGTTGGCAGGATATCTCAGCACTATTCTTACGGGAGGCGACGCCAAGAAAGTCCCTATCATCGGGGACACGCTTGCCCATGTAATTACCTAGCTACTTTCATCGCTTACCTTGCCTCCGTGCCTTTATTCTCGATCAGTTTGATTCATTCGATTGTATACACGCCGCGGGACAATTTTGTAACTTTGTTTGTCTCCTCCTGTAGTTTGTGAAGAACAACGGAAAGCACGGCAGAGACGGCAGCAGCGATCAGTTGGCGTCTCAGGTTTGTTGTGGATGTGTTTGATAGTTTTCCGTGTCGGCCAAATTAATTGGTTTGACAGACTCTAGATCTAGAATGGCGGTGCTTG is drawn from Aegilops tauschii subsp. strangulata cultivar AL8/78 chromosome 1, Aet v6.0, whole genome shotgun sequence and contains these coding sequences:
- the LOC109745971 gene encoding RING-H2 finger protein ATL70 → MSTRDPASSGAPHGLFGSSGVGGFGYGLAVSVGILLVVSTIAFAVYLCCARASSMPVADARGIPAPAPPRRGNGDVELGGIDAATLEAYPAVVYREARKPASEEQQAACCAVCLERYADSDVVRVLPDCGHLFHRGCVDPWLRQRPTCPVCRTSPLPSPVPTPLAEVTPLALAR
- the LOC120973432 gene encoding large ribosomal subunit protein uL2m, with the protein product MQKFKTLAKALTGKTVTAGRNSSGRITSFHRGGGSKRSLRDIDLKRNTCSVGIVERIEYDPNRSSRIALLRWIEGVPQKDPAYKAKRAPVNYIIASHQMEPGSMVVNSDSSKPSTTGSLMRPAHNANSILRFQELFRKASQEGEEGTDDQAKDAAVPAAAPLMPADLLDLNSKVGNCMPLSDIRMGTWVHSIELRHGQGAKLVRAAGAYAKVVKESATQCLVRLPSGVEKLIDSRCRATIGIVSNPTHGARKLRKAGHSRWLGRRPVVRGVAMNPVDHPHGGGEGRTKGGRPSVSPWGKPTKAGYRTVPKKPKAQLSRD